A portion of the Stigmatella aurantiaca DW4/3-1 genome contains these proteins:
- a CDS encoding PTS sugar transporter subunit IIA, with translation MRFTDFLSEERIRPALRARERVGVVYELAELLALRGPVQQGVLGRLLLERERIAGTVLAGGVAIPHCRLEGLPRITACVGIQHEGCFFGEPEEGRVRIFVGLVSPMNTSGLHLNLLARIAGMLREPSLREELLATPTAAGILQLLVQAEESHVARMARRGGLVLVEGAGSGHA, from the coding sequence ATGCGCTTCACGGACTTCTTGAGCGAAGAGAGGATTCGCCCTGCCTTGAGGGCACGCGAGCGGGTGGGGGTGGTGTACGAGCTCGCGGAGCTGCTCGCGCTGCGCGGGCCAGTGCAGCAGGGCGTGCTGGGGCGGCTGCTCCTGGAGCGTGAGCGCATTGCCGGCACGGTGCTGGCCGGCGGGGTGGCGATTCCCCACTGCCGGTTGGAAGGGTTGCCCCGCATCACCGCCTGTGTGGGGATTCAGCACGAGGGGTGCTTCTTCGGAGAACCCGAGGAGGGGCGGGTGCGCATCTTCGTGGGGCTTGTGTCCCCGATGAACACCTCGGGACTTCACCTCAACCTCCTGGCCCGGATCGCCGGCATGTTGAGGGAGCCCTCCCTGCGCGAAGAGCTGCTGGCCACCCCCACGGCCGCCGGGATTCTCCAGCTCCTCGTCCAGGCCGAGGAGTCCCATGTGGCGCGGATGGCCCGCCGGGGAGGCCTGGTGCTCGTCGAGGGGGCGGGCTCTGGCCACGCCTGA
- a CDS encoding sensor protein KdpD: MAGRTRRTRAEDFLELVERGRRGRLKLYIGFAAGVGKTYRMLEEAHALKKRGVDVVLGFVETHGRAETEALVAGLESVPRRAFTYRDVTVEEMDLEAVLARKPQVAVVDELAHTNVPLCRHTKRYQDVQELLAAGINIIGAFNVQHLESLNGLVERATGVTVRETIPDSFLKSADQVVNLDLAVEDLHERLKAGKIYALDKVPHALERFFTQENLSTLRELALREVAESLDRATTGQQARAGEEPQGKGGGWGRVLVALSSHPPRAATLLRRGSRMAGRLNTDWFVVYVETPREAPNLIDAEAQRHLLANIEKAKELGAEVVRLRGKDPVEAILDFARSHGVGHIILGRSHQPWWKQLLGRSADIRLLREGAGFDLHVVSFDSPQEERRP, encoded by the coding sequence ATGGCTGGGAGGACACGGCGCACGCGCGCGGAGGATTTCCTGGAGCTGGTGGAGCGGGGCCGGCGGGGCCGGCTCAAGCTCTACATCGGCTTCGCGGCCGGCGTGGGCAAGACGTACCGCATGCTGGAGGAGGCCCACGCCTTGAAGAAGCGCGGGGTGGACGTGGTGCTCGGCTTCGTCGAGACGCACGGCCGCGCGGAGACCGAGGCCCTGGTGGCGGGGCTCGAGTCCGTCCCCCGGCGCGCCTTCACCTACCGCGACGTCACGGTGGAGGAGATGGACCTGGAGGCAGTGCTCGCCCGGAAGCCTCAAGTGGCCGTGGTGGACGAGCTGGCCCACACGAACGTGCCCTTGTGCCGCCACACCAAGCGCTACCAGGACGTGCAGGAGTTGCTGGCGGCGGGCATCAACATCATCGGCGCCTTCAACGTGCAGCACCTGGAGAGCCTGAACGGCCTGGTGGAGCGGGCCACGGGCGTCACCGTGCGGGAGACGATCCCCGACAGCTTCCTCAAGAGCGCGGACCAGGTGGTGAACCTGGACCTGGCGGTGGAGGACCTGCACGAGCGCCTCAAGGCGGGGAAGATCTACGCGCTGGACAAGGTGCCGCACGCCCTGGAGCGCTTCTTCACGCAGGAGAACCTCTCCACGCTGCGCGAGCTGGCCCTGCGCGAGGTGGCCGAGAGCCTGGACCGGGCGACCACGGGGCAGCAAGCGCGGGCGGGCGAGGAGCCCCAAGGCAAGGGAGGCGGTTGGGGCCGGGTGCTGGTGGCGCTCTCCAGCCATCCCCCGAGGGCGGCCACGTTGCTGCGCCGAGGCTCGCGCATGGCGGGACGGCTCAACACGGACTGGTTCGTCGTGTACGTGGAGACACCCCGCGAGGCCCCGAACCTCATCGACGCGGAGGCCCAGCGCCACCTGCTGGCCAACATCGAGAAGGCGAAGGAGCTGGGCGCCGAGGTGGTGCGCCTGCGTGGAAAGGACCCCGTGGAGGCCATCCTGGACTTCGCGCGTTCGCATGGCGTGGGCCACATCATCCTGGGGCGTTCGCACCAACCGTGGTGGAAGCAGCTGCTGGGGCGCTCGGCGGACATCCGGCTCCTGAGAGAGGGCGCGGGGTTTGACCTGCACGTCGTCTCGTTCGACTCGCCGCAGGAGGAGCGCAGGCCATGA
- a CDS encoding SMI1/KNR4 family protein → MKELIELLSQYDPSYSNKIRGVSGEELAELEKWVGRPLPAQLKAFLRHLGRESGDWLSPRFRVRFEAIWQFYLEKERHQLSPRYIFIAASEQPPDRAYFCDCGLLAEVEDCQIVSARQGMALTWAGAFSFAFPSLKDMVFQEAFQSKRMAALPYRAFLRPVNRTADYGATETAAMILEDLEDLMPRLGFRRLPQTSAWNPLFERGDAALCAHHSLEPGEVRVVLAASDERERERLLKTIRDATLLL, encoded by the coding sequence ATGAAGGAACTCATCGAGCTGCTCAGCCAGTATGACCCTTCATACTCAAACAAAATCCGGGGGGTGTCTGGCGAAGAGCTGGCCGAGTTGGAGAAGTGGGTGGGGCGCCCGTTGCCCGCGCAGCTCAAGGCGTTCCTTCGCCACCTGGGAAGGGAGTCAGGAGACTGGCTCTCTCCCAGGTTCCGGGTGCGCTTCGAGGCGATCTGGCAATTCTACCTGGAGAAGGAGCGGCACCAGCTGTCGCCTCGCTACATTTTCATCGCGGCGAGCGAGCAGCCTCCGGACCGCGCCTATTTCTGCGACTGCGGCCTGCTGGCGGAGGTCGAAGACTGTCAGATTGTTTCTGCTCGCCAGGGAATGGCGCTCACCTGGGCTGGAGCCTTCTCGTTCGCCTTTCCCTCGCTGAAGGACATGGTGTTCCAGGAGGCCTTTCAGTCCAAGCGGATGGCGGCGCTGCCCTACCGGGCCTTTCTGCGGCCGGTGAACCGGACGGCGGACTACGGGGCCACCGAGACGGCCGCGATGATCCTGGAGGACCTGGAGGACCTGATGCCCCGGCTCGGGTTCCGGCGGCTGCCCCAGACCAGCGCCTGGAACCCGTTGTTCGAGCGGGGCGATGCGGCCCTGTGCGCCCACCATTCCCTGGAGCCTGGGGAGGTGCGGGTGGTGCTCGCCGCCTCGGATGAGCGCGAGCGGGAGCGGTTGCTGAAGACAATCCGGGACGCCACGCTGTTGCTTTGA
- the kdpB gene encoding potassium-transporting ATPase subunit KdpB has product MASPSKQMSLLDPALLRQAARDSLRKLDPRAVARNPVMFVVWTGSLLTTVLLVKEAVVPGEGAPPVGFTVPVTLWLWFTVLFANFAEAVAEGRGKAQASALRKMRQDATARLWGDGKEERVPSPNLKKGDTVVCEAGDLIPGDGEVVEGIASVDESAITGESAPVIRESGGDRSAVTGGTKVLSDRILVRISVNPGESFLDRMIGLVEGAARQKTPNEVALHILLVGLTLVFLLACVSLVPMALYSGVKLPGTAVVALLVCLIPTTIGGLLSAIGIAGMDRLLRKNVLAMSGRAVEAAGDVDTLLLDKTGTITLGNRMATELLPLPGVRMEELAEASQLASLADETPEGRSIVALVKEAYKMRPRELQAHQVTFVPFTAQTRMSGCDLVAPTPRSIRKGAVEAIVRYAREQGGTVPPELEQASARIGDAGGTPLAVAEGARVLGIIHLKDVVKGGIQERFNRFRAMGIRTVMITGDNPRTAAAIAREAGVDDFLAEATPEAKLALIRAEQAKGKLVAMTGDGTNDAPALAQADVGVAMNTGTQAAKEAGNMVDLDSNPTKLLEVVEVGKQLLMTRGTLTTFSIANDVAKYFAILPALFMGVFPEIAPLNVMGLSSPFSAILAAVIFNALIIIALIPLALRGVRYRPLGAAALLRRSLLLYGVGGVIVPFIGIKAIDVLLTAVGMTS; this is encoded by the coding sequence ATGGCCTCCCCCTCGAAGCAGATGTCGCTCCTGGACCCGGCGCTTCTCCGGCAGGCCGCGCGGGACAGCCTGCGCAAGCTCGATCCCCGGGCCGTGGCCCGCAACCCGGTGATGTTCGTGGTGTGGACGGGCAGCCTGCTCACCACGGTGCTGCTCGTGAAGGAGGCGGTGGTTCCCGGGGAGGGAGCCCCGCCCGTGGGGTTCACCGTGCCGGTGACGCTGTGGCTGTGGTTCACGGTGCTCTTCGCGAACTTCGCCGAGGCGGTGGCGGAGGGGCGCGGCAAGGCGCAGGCCAGCGCGCTGCGCAAGATGCGCCAGGACGCCACGGCGCGCCTCTGGGGGGACGGGAAAGAGGAGCGGGTGCCCTCCCCGAACTTGAAGAAGGGGGACACGGTGGTGTGCGAGGCGGGCGACCTCATCCCCGGAGACGGCGAGGTGGTGGAGGGCATCGCCAGCGTGGACGAGTCCGCCATCACCGGCGAGTCCGCCCCCGTCATCCGCGAGTCGGGCGGGGACCGGTCGGCGGTGACGGGGGGCACGAAGGTGCTCTCGGACCGCATCCTCGTGCGCATCTCCGTCAACCCGGGCGAGTCCTTCCTGGACCGGATGATCGGCCTGGTGGAGGGGGCGGCCCGGCAGAAGACGCCCAACGAGGTGGCGCTGCACATCCTGCTGGTGGGGCTGACCCTCGTCTTCCTGCTGGCGTGCGTGAGCCTCGTGCCGATGGCGCTCTACTCGGGGGTGAAGCTGCCGGGCACGGCGGTGGTGGCGCTGCTCGTGTGCCTCATTCCCACCACCATCGGCGGGCTGCTGAGCGCGATTGGCATCGCGGGGATGGACCGGCTCCTGCGCAAGAACGTGCTGGCCATGAGCGGCCGGGCGGTGGAGGCGGCGGGGGATGTGGACACGCTGCTCCTGGACAAGACGGGCACCATCACCCTGGGCAACCGCATGGCCACGGAGCTGTTGCCCCTGCCCGGGGTGCGGATGGAGGAGCTGGCCGAGGCCTCCCAACTGGCGAGCCTCGCGGACGAGACGCCCGAGGGGCGCTCCATCGTCGCGCTGGTGAAGGAGGCCTACAAGATGCGTCCCCGGGAGCTTCAGGCGCACCAGGTGACCTTCGTGCCCTTCACCGCGCAGACGCGCATGAGCGGGTGCGACCTCGTGGCGCCCACGCCGCGCAGCATTCGCAAAGGGGCCGTGGAGGCCATCGTCCGGTACGCACGCGAGCAGGGGGGCACGGTGCCTCCCGAGCTGGAACAGGCCTCCGCGCGCATCGGGGACGCGGGGGGCACGCCGCTCGCGGTGGCCGAGGGCGCGCGGGTGCTGGGCATCATTCACCTCAAGGACGTGGTGAAGGGCGGTATCCAGGAGCGCTTCAACCGCTTCCGCGCCATGGGCATCCGCACGGTGATGATCACCGGCGACAACCCGCGCACGGCGGCGGCGATCGCCCGGGAGGCGGGGGTGGATGACTTCCTGGCGGAGGCGACGCCGGAGGCCAAGCTGGCGCTCATCCGCGCGGAGCAGGCCAAGGGCAAGCTGGTGGCGATGACGGGGGATGGCACCAACGACGCGCCCGCGCTGGCCCAGGCGGACGTGGGCGTGGCGATGAACACCGGCACCCAGGCGGCCAAGGAGGCCGGCAACATGGTGGACCTGGACTCCAACCCCACCAAGCTCCTGGAGGTGGTGGAGGTGGGCAAGCAACTGCTGATGACCCGGGGCACGCTCACCACGTTCTCCATCGCCAACGACGTGGCGAAGTACTTCGCCATCCTCCCGGCGCTGTTCATGGGGGTGTTCCCGGAGATTGCCCCGCTGAACGTGATGGGGCTGAGCTCGCCCTTCAGCGCCATCCTGGCGGCGGTCATCTTCAACGCGCTCATCATCATCGCGTTGATTCCGCTGGCGCTCCGGGGGGTGCGCTACCGGCCACTGGGCGCGGCGGCCCTGCTGCGCCGGAGCCTGCTGCTCTACGGCGTGGGCGGCGTCATCGTTCCGTTCATCGGCATCAAAGCCATCGACGTGTTGCTCACCGCCGTGGGGATGACCTCATGA
- the kdpA gene encoding potassium-transporting ATPase subunit KdpA, whose product MTLTGWLQILVFFALVLALTKPLGGYLYRVFEGRPPLPQVLGPVERGLFRLCGVDPSREQTWGQYTRALLAFSLFGVLLLDALQRLQHVLPLNPQGLPAVGPALAFNTAASFTANTNWQSYAGESTMSHFSQMVGLTWQNFVSAAAGLGVALALARGFTRRLGPEGPKTLGNFWGDLVRGVLYVLLPLCVVYALFLVSQGVLQNLDAARELTTLEGAKQTLAMGPVASQEAIKMLGTNGGGFFNANSAHPFENPTPLTNLVQMLSIFAIPAALTHAYGRMAGDTRQGWALFAAMSVLFFVGVAAAYAAESQGNPALAAAQVAQAGNMEGKEVRFGIAASTLFATVTTDASCGAVNAMHDSFTPLGGLVPMVNMQLGEVIFGGVGAGLYGMLVMGVLAVFIAGLMVGRTPEYLGKKIEAREMKLVMLYVLIFPLLILGLSGGAAVLPQGTSSLNNAGPHGLSELLYAFTSGTSNNGSAFAGLNANTPFWNISLGLAMLAGRFLMIVPVLAIAGSMVGKKGVPVGPGTFPTHGLLFTGLLVSVVVIVGALTFFPALSLSPLVEHFLAGAGKVF is encoded by the coding sequence ATGACACTCACTGGGTGGTTGCAGATTCTCGTGTTCTTCGCGCTCGTCCTCGCGCTGACGAAGCCGCTGGGCGGCTACCTCTACCGCGTCTTCGAGGGCCGTCCGCCCCTGCCCCAGGTGCTGGGCCCAGTGGAGCGGGGGCTGTTCCGCCTGTGCGGCGTGGATCCCTCGCGCGAGCAGACCTGGGGCCAGTACACCCGGGCGCTGCTGGCCTTCAGCCTCTTCGGCGTCCTCTTGCTCGATGCCCTTCAGCGGCTCCAGCACGTGTTGCCGCTCAATCCCCAGGGGCTGCCGGCGGTGGGGCCCGCGCTGGCCTTCAACACGGCGGCGAGCTTCACCGCCAACACCAACTGGCAGTCCTACGCGGGCGAATCGACGATGAGCCACTTCAGCCAGATGGTGGGGCTGACGTGGCAGAACTTCGTGTCCGCGGCGGCCGGGCTCGGCGTGGCGCTGGCGCTGGCGCGCGGCTTCACGCGGCGGCTGGGGCCGGAGGGGCCGAAGACGCTGGGCAACTTCTGGGGGGACCTCGTGCGCGGGGTGCTCTACGTGCTGCTCCCCCTGTGCGTTGTGTATGCCCTGTTCCTCGTGTCCCAGGGCGTGCTGCAGAACCTCGACGCCGCCCGGGAGCTGACGACGCTGGAGGGGGCGAAGCAGACGCTCGCCATGGGTCCGGTGGCCTCGCAGGAGGCCATCAAGATGCTGGGCACCAACGGCGGCGGCTTCTTCAACGCCAACAGCGCCCATCCCTTCGAGAACCCCACGCCGCTCACCAACCTGGTGCAGATGCTCTCCATCTTCGCCATTCCCGCGGCCCTCACCCATGCGTATGGCCGGATGGCGGGGGACACGCGGCAGGGCTGGGCCCTGTTCGCGGCGATGAGCGTCCTGTTCTTCGTGGGCGTGGCCGCCGCCTATGCCGCCGAGTCCCAGGGAAACCCCGCCCTGGCCGCGGCGCAGGTGGCGCAGGCGGGCAACATGGAGGGCAAGGAGGTGCGCTTCGGCATCGCCGCCTCCACCCTGTTCGCCACCGTTACCACGGATGCCTCGTGCGGCGCCGTCAACGCCATGCATGACAGCTTCACCCCGCTGGGCGGGTTGGTGCCCATGGTGAACATGCAACTGGGCGAGGTCATCTTCGGCGGGGTGGGCGCGGGCCTCTACGGCATGCTCGTCATGGGGGTGCTCGCCGTCTTCATCGCCGGGCTCATGGTGGGCCGCACGCCCGAGTACCTCGGCAAGAAGATCGAAGCCCGGGAGATGAAGCTCGTCATGCTGTACGTGCTCATCTTCCCGCTGCTCATCCTCGGGCTGAGCGGGGGGGCGGCCGTGCTGCCCCAGGGCACCTCCTCGCTGAACAACGCGGGGCCGCATGGGCTGTCGGAACTGCTGTATGCGTTCACCAGCGGCACCTCCAACAACGGCAGCGCCTTCGCGGGGCTCAACGCCAACACGCCCTTCTGGAACATCTCCCTGGGCCTGGCGATGCTCGCGGGCCGCTTCCTGATGATCGTCCCGGTGCTGGCCATCGCCGGCTCCATGGTGGGCAAGAAGGGGGTGCCCGTGGGACCGGGCACCTTCCCCACGCATGGCCTGCTCTTCACCGGCCTGCTGGTGAGCGTCGTCGTCATCGTCGGCGCGCTCACCTTCTTCCCCGCGCTTTCGCTGAGCCCCCTCGTCGAGCACTTCCTCGCCGGGGCGGGAAAGGTGTTCTGA
- a CDS encoding tetratricopeptide repeat protein translates to MKPSAKRLFEQSRAHLEKGEVGKAVHVLKQAIAEEPDDVSLWAEMYRQCMLAKSPQSALTAARELRRINPADANYIYMHGIAALTSGQAQEAATLLEEALQRLPQATHVRRTLVQVLEALKKPERARQILQEAVDRAPTDPVAVNDLALLLLKQGEEGKRTAEPLLRRVLSAHPDDLATHLNLALALADRDAEAALDHADRAKESPDLAIREQAQRLYQLLVRH, encoded by the coding sequence ATGAAGCCATCCGCCAAACGCCTCTTCGAGCAGTCTCGGGCCCACCTCGAGAAGGGCGAAGTGGGCAAGGCCGTGCATGTCCTCAAGCAGGCGATCGCGGAAGAGCCGGACGACGTCTCGCTCTGGGCCGAGATGTACCGCCAGTGCATGCTCGCCAAGTCCCCGCAGAGCGCGCTCACCGCCGCCCGGGAGCTGCGGCGCATCAACCCCGCGGATGCCAACTACATCTACATGCATGGCATCGCCGCGCTCACCTCCGGACAGGCCCAGGAGGCGGCCACCCTGCTGGAAGAGGCGCTCCAGCGGCTGCCCCAGGCCACGCACGTGCGGCGCACGCTCGTCCAGGTGCTCGAGGCGCTCAAGAAGCCCGAGCGCGCCCGGCAGATTCTCCAGGAGGCGGTGGACCGCGCCCCCACGGATCCCGTCGCGGTGAACGACCTGGCGCTGCTCTTGCTCAAGCAGGGCGAGGAGGGCAAGCGCACCGCGGAGCCGCTGTTGCGCCGGGTGCTCTCGGCGCACCCGGATGATCTGGCCACCCACCTCAACCTCGCGCTCGCGCTCGCGGATCGCGACGCCGAGGCCGCGCTGGATCATGCCGACCGCGCGAAGGAGTCTCCGGATCTGGCCATTCGCGAACAGGCCCAGCGCCTGTATCAGCTCCTCGTTCGCCACTAG
- a CDS encoding DUF6232 family protein yields MMKKTPSDEGTQSRDFLRLVREPQPEFQDASADRPPLIELPDFTLTRQVLCARGRTDLLADIGGFQTQRQYLHQSLPLVLLFLGALAVPLLTGLPHSMFVSVGLTAIMTMVIGLLLFPRVLGETYVLRVRTLQGDREVFRSQDAELFTRVVDALDRALVWREPKPLRALVR; encoded by the coding sequence ATGATGAAGAAGACGCCATCGGACGAAGGGACGCAGTCTCGTGATTTCTTGCGGCTGGTGCGGGAGCCGCAGCCCGAATTCCAAGACGCATCCGCGGACAGGCCGCCGCTGATCGAACTGCCAGACTTCACCCTGACACGTCAGGTGCTGTGCGCCCGGGGCCGGACGGATCTGCTGGCGGACATCGGGGGATTTCAGACACAGCGCCAGTATCTGCACCAATCGCTGCCGCTGGTGCTCCTCTTCCTGGGGGCGCTGGCGGTGCCGCTGCTGACCGGTCTGCCGCACTCCATGTTCGTGAGCGTGGGGCTCACGGCCATCATGACGATGGTGATTGGCCTGCTGTTGTTTCCCCGGGTGCTCGGGGAGACGTATGTGCTCCGGGTGCGCACGCTCCAGGGGGACCGCGAGGTGTTCCGCTCGCAGGACGCGGAGCTCTTCACCCGGGTGGTGGATGCGCTGGACCGGGCCCTGGTGTGGCGTGAGCCCAAGCCCCTGCGCGCGCTGGTGCGCTGA
- the kdpF gene encoding K(+)-transporting ATPase subunit F gives MTFDYAAGAVLSVLLAVYLVYALLRPERF, from the coding sequence ATGACCTTCGACTACGCCGCGGGCGCCGTGCTGTCGGTGCTGCTCGCCGTCTACCTCGTCTACGCCCTGCTCCGGCCAGAGCGCTTCTAG
- the kdpC gene encoding potassium-transporting ATPase subunit KdpC: MISELVIALRVSLVTLVLTGGLYPLAVTGGARLLFRHEADGSLVTDERGRVVGSALVGQGFTQASYFQPRPSAAGSGYDGAASSGSNLGPTSQKLRDRAVAEAARLRQENPDAPTPVPAELVTTSASGLDPHLSPESARWQVARVAKARGVAPERVLAVVDAHIEGRTWGMLGEPRVNVLALNLALDRRFGGLNAAGGRGGTRPLPDTDSPGAREAAR; the protein is encoded by the coding sequence ATGATTTCCGAACTCGTCATTGCGCTGCGCGTCTCACTCGTCACCCTGGTCCTGACCGGTGGGCTCTACCCGTTGGCCGTGACCGGAGGGGCGCGGCTGCTCTTCCGACATGAGGCGGATGGCTCGCTCGTCACGGATGAGCGGGGCCGGGTGGTGGGCAGCGCCCTCGTGGGCCAGGGCTTCACGCAGGCCTCGTACTTCCAGCCCCGCCCTTCGGCGGCGGGCAGTGGCTACGATGGGGCCGCCTCGTCCGGCAGCAACCTGGGGCCCACCTCCCAGAAGTTGAGGGACCGGGCCGTGGCGGAGGCCGCCCGTTTACGCCAGGAGAACCCGGACGCGCCCACCCCCGTGCCCGCGGAGCTTGTCACCACGTCCGCCTCCGGGTTGGACCCCCACCTGTCGCCCGAGTCGGCCCGCTGGCAGGTGGCCCGGGTGGCGAAGGCGCGCGGCGTGGCCCCCGAGCGGGTGCTCGCGGTGGTGGACGCGCACATCGAGGGCCGGACCTGGGGCATGCTGGGCGAGCCCCGCGTGAACGTGCTCGCCTTGAACCTCGCGCTGGATCGGCGGTTCGGTGGGCTCAATGCAGCGGGAGGCCGGGGGGGCACGCGGCCCCTTCCGGACACGGATTCCCCTGGCGCGCGGGAGGCGGCGCGTTAG
- a CDS encoding Fic family protein translates to MYRYRWETRLGARLEQTAERVRRLRQFRLPSLAEEGVSHWLRVHHVYHSNAISGSRLTLPETRTILEDGPTFAGKPPKVQAEATHLSHALDFIESLASSRLPLTERDLRILHAVVLGSGESTEAGSYRSAPVPPRGPGHTPPDASLVPGRIQEFSDWLSQEPPEAPLLLACRAHAAFDAIHPFAVGNGRIGRLLLHLLLFRHGYPLTVLRVKDRARYHTALKQAHQGDITSLTTLVLESAEHGLSRYEYVAQQFTEDTASPAAPPGDPREFPTWRRGVDALLDALETVALELTAKHSGAVADLSLSLISLDAITPASWEQARKGPLPLAVLCGQSSQGTFEATLMASCPRAPAPWQRTLPILTLQAVTDSSGVPERPAGFSLEENLFTVASTTGQLRQGVSAGKLATDIWTHALEGTLLVRPR, encoded by the coding sequence ATGTACCGCTATCGTTGGGAGACGAGGTTGGGAGCACGGCTGGAGCAAACGGCCGAGCGGGTTCGCCGCCTGCGGCAGTTCCGGCTGCCCTCCCTGGCCGAGGAGGGCGTGAGCCACTGGCTGCGCGTCCACCATGTGTACCACTCGAATGCCATCTCGGGCAGCCGCCTCACCCTGCCGGAGACGCGCACCATCCTCGAGGACGGGCCGACCTTTGCCGGCAAGCCGCCCAAGGTGCAGGCGGAGGCCACCCACCTCTCCCATGCCCTGGACTTCATCGAGTCCCTGGCCAGCTCGCGCCTCCCACTGACCGAGCGAGACCTGCGCATCCTCCACGCCGTCGTCCTGGGCTCCGGGGAGTCCACCGAGGCGGGAAGCTACCGGAGCGCCCCCGTGCCCCCGCGAGGCCCCGGCCACACCCCACCGGACGCCTCGCTCGTCCCCGGGCGGATCCAGGAGTTCAGCGACTGGCTCTCCCAGGAGCCCCCCGAAGCGCCCTTGCTCCTGGCGTGCCGGGCGCACGCCGCGTTCGACGCCATCCACCCGTTCGCCGTGGGCAACGGCCGGATCGGCCGGCTCCTGCTCCACCTGCTGCTCTTCCGGCACGGCTACCCGCTCACGGTGCTGCGCGTGAAGGACCGGGCGCGCTACCACACCGCGCTGAAGCAGGCCCACCAGGGCGACATCACCTCCCTGACCACCCTCGTGCTGGAGAGCGCGGAGCACGGCCTCTCGCGCTACGAATACGTCGCCCAGCAGTTCACCGAGGACACCGCGTCCCCGGCCGCCCCTCCGGGAGACCCCCGCGAGTTCCCCACTTGGAGACGGGGCGTCGACGCCCTGCTCGACGCGCTGGAGACGGTGGCGCTCGAGCTCACCGCGAAACACTCCGGGGCCGTCGCGGACCTCAGCCTGTCGCTCATCTCCCTGGATGCGATCACCCCGGCGAGCTGGGAACAGGCCCGGAAGGGGCCCCTGCCCCTGGCGGTGCTCTGTGGCCAGTCCTCTCAGGGCACCTTCGAGGCCACCCTCATGGCCTCCTGTCCGCGAGCGCCCGCGCCGTGGCAGCGCACCCTTCCCATCCTCACGCTCCAAGCCGTCACGGACTCCTCCGGGGTGCCGGAGCGCCCCGCCGGGTTCTCCCTGGAGGAGAACCTGTTCACCGTGGCCTCCACCACGGGGCAGCTTCGCCAGGGGGTCTCCGCCGGGAAGCTCGCCACGGACATCTGGACGCACGCGCTGGAGGGCACCCTGCTCGTGCGGCCCCGGTGA